AATAGTCCTTAAAATCTttcttgaggattattatcTAAGTGAattgtttcaatgtttttactgtaattgataagaagttaagaacattaattaacatttactATAGTTACTCACAtatttgtgataaaaaaaaatggtcaccGCATCATCTCTACTGCATACTCCACTGACAGCAGTGTAACTACAACTGGCAAGAGTGTCTGGCTGTTGCTGTTGTCAGTTTCGCACATCAAGTGTCAACATGAAGAAGGAAACTTTGATAGttttaataacaacaacaacaataacacctttttgggggtgtcaattactctcagatttttttttttgcagcgaaTAACGAGGGTTCTCCGTATTTGTACAGTATACAAAGAATTAAAAAATCAACATTCAAGCACAAACTAGAGTCTTACTGCTTTGAGTATGAGTTTGCTTAATTCACTTGACTACCGCTGTATATTCCTCaaagaagccaaaaaaaaaaaaggcaaaatacatACATCTAGCGTTTATTCTTTAAGGCTTGTCGaactgtgtttattttagtgTGACTTTATTGGTTCAATAATCAATCTACAACCTCAGGGACTTTGTAATTTAGAGGTATAGAACCTCTGAAACACACTTAAATCTTTTTCCAGTTGACTGAGGAGGACATACTCGGCAACGATGAGGAAAGCGAGGCGTTTACAGAGTTCCTGTCTATTTTGGGAGACACGGTTCAACTCCAAGGCTTCACTGGGTAATCTAATTAGCCTTTGATTGGTTAAAGGGCACACACCGTGCCACATCTCATCTGATTTTCCTTTTCTCAGATTCAGAGGAGGTCTGGATGTGTGTCACGGCCAGACAGGAAGCGAGGCGGTCTTCACTTCCTTTCACGGCAGAGAAGTCATGTTCCATGTGGTGACCAAACTGCCCTTTACAGAGGGCGACCCACAGCAGGTCAGCTACTCTACACCTCATTTCTGCTGAAACCACGAGTGTTTGTGGGAAGTAAcgactgtacttaagtagatttttcatgtACCTGTACTTTACGtgaatatttctttttctgataACGTTTTACTTTCCccccctacatttgaaaaccgaTATCTGTACTTGCGATTTCTTACTTTGTcgaaatattacttttttcaaaccaCTACCGATaaagacacaatgtaaaaaagacaTGACTAGAAATAGTTTAAGTCCACTTGAGTAAAGGAGGTGAATTAAGACGTCTCTCATGaccagtattttttttgcacaagtatCTATACTTCTACTTGAGTACGTTTGCAAATGgtgcaaataaatgctgaaaagtGGCGCCTCCTCATCCCACAGCTGCAAAGAAAGCGACACATTGGTAATGACATTGTTGCGCTGGTCTTCCAAGAGGGTCTGACTCCTTTCTTAGCAGATGTCATTAAGTCGCACTTCCTGCACTGTTTCATCGTGGTCCGGAGGGTTCCGAGCGGGAAGACACACGACACGGGCCAAGCTGCATATCAGGTGGATTTTAAACAATTCTAGTTTTGTTTGTCTCTTTTCTAATATACCCAGTGTACAATGCAGTAAGTAcacatgcacaatctaatgagatgtAACACACAAGATGTATCAAAAAAATCTGCCACAGTGTTCTAGTCGTTaccgcgtctgcctcacagtttggggttcaaatctcggctgtGGTCTTTctatgtggattttgcatgttctctccagtcattgagtttgacacctgtgcccttAATTGTCaataggtgagaatgtgagtgtgaatggttgtttatctataaatgcgctgcgattggctggtgaccattccaggctgtaccccgcctctcgcccaaagtcagctgaaataCGCTCCAGCTCACTGAGGACGtggaacacaaaatggatggatgaatgaatgttttgatggataaacatgtttatttattattaaaaattcaCAAACTTCACCGTGTGCTTCCATGCCAATACAATTTATACTTTgcaagtacaatacattttgaagtaaagttcagttgtatttaacttcttaagtacaatacatttcatttaatgtttaactttttgtttaaaacaagattatatatataaatacatctttttattatataaatattatctttctatctatctatataaatgcaatttttatttaacttttgaatgcatgaatgaaaggtattttttgattttcctatatacagtataaactcagtgttaatgttcaagctgTGCATAATGGAAATGATGACTGATGATGACTTGGCGAGCTAAGTATCTTTTGTGGTGCTACTTAAcgtaaaaagtttgagagtCACTGTTGTATTGAAtcccattagattgtgcaagtgtgcaGAATTTTTGGGCCAATGAGTGTCTTTCAGCACTTCCTCCTTTTCACAGATATCTGTCACAGCCAGAGAAGATGTTCCTCCATTTGGTCCCGTCCTTCCAGATCCTCCAGTCTTCACAGATGTAAGAACCCATAAAACTATTATTTTCCCCCCCTGCCTTTTAAGTTGTATCTTGAAAGGCAGTTAAGAATACTTTACTGTAGAATCATCCGCATGTTAATGAAATGTTAATAAAGCCTACAACTAGAAATCATAACATTGTAGAATAACTCAAATTGCAGTTTCATGGGTGGCCTATCTGTGAAATCCTGCACATACTAAAATGCTTATATGTCCAGCAAACCTCTGTTCTGTCTTAAGCACTCCCTACTGAGAGAATTCCTCCTGACCAAGCTCATCAATGCGGAGATTTCCTGCTATAAAGCTGAGCAGTTCAGCAGACTGGAGGTAGATGCTCATCACACCTCTACTACACAAGGTCCATTTggttttaatcttttttttcctcctctcccttaaaaaataaaattaaattaaaaaagctGCGCACTCGTTCATCACTTCTGGAGAGTCTGCAGGCAGAACTCTCCACTCGTTCGCACTGCATGCTGGGAGATCCATCAGCCTCCTCTCTCCCCACCACTGAGTGTGTCAGAGGGGCGTCCGAAAGCAGTGGGGGATTCATTGAGAATTTTAAGGTCAGCTTGCacaattcttattattttgttcAATGTCACATGCAGCCATATCTTGCCCACTTTTGTTTTCTCAGCGGGCTATCAGAGTGCGGAGTCATTCCTTCGAGACCCTCGGAGTGCCCAGGAAAATCAGTGGCATCTCCCCACAGAAACCGAAGGTAAAATTTGACAGGAGTGTCTGACTGaaaacacttaaatattttCTGCAATAGATCTAGgggtatcaaactcattttcattgtGGGCCACATCTTATTGATGGTTttgccattatgactgtgaaaaatcATATAAATCAATAatagtggtacttggagagcgaaGTAATTTTAGGCCGTCCTTGGTGCTAAAAGTTTGACCTTAgtatacacatttttaacaaccaattggatttgaaatcagaattcaaACACATATTTAAGTAAACAACTATTGTACAGATTATGTTAAGGGATTTGGTGGAgagaaaaaatgcttgtaatatttgtaaaaagtgaagaaaaattacaattttgttaCAGATTTCCTGCCAAAACTATAAGAACAAATCCATTGAGCAAGAAACATGGAGTAGACACTCTTTATTTACTTTagtgagccacaaaaaaaatcatgtggtTCACCGGATCTGGCCTCCAGGCCTGTGATCTACACAGTTGACCCCGCCCAAATTTCGTGTAACTGACGCCCACACAAAAGGgcttgtaattgcctatagatgccacaagatggtggcaatgCTCACAGAAATGGCAATCCTGCACTCAGTTCAACAGTTGCTTGGCACCAAAATTGCTGCCATACAGcgccaaaacaatatttttatattggaCATAGCTTTGGCCAGAGCataaaaacagtgaataggtgtgtttttcagtgAATGACAGAGTATACTGTAggttcctgaaaaaaaaaaaaatccaaatccgAAAagcgaatatgcgggggtttAATTTATTTCTGCATAATCTTGCCAACTCCaaatattattgtttatatGCAATTATGTGTTGAGGAAATTATttgaggcggcatggtgaacgactggttagagcgtctgcctcacagttctgaggactggggttcaaatccctgtgtGAAGTTCgtatgttctccccttgcctgcgtgggttttctccggccactccggtttcctcccacatcccaaaaacatgcattaattgatgactctaaattgcccgtaggtgtgaatgtgagtgtgaatggttgtttgtttatatgtgccctgcgattggctggcaaccagttcagggtgtaccccgcctcctgcccgatgatagctgggataggctccagcacgcccgcgacccttgtgaggagaagcggctcagaaaatggatggatggaaataatttgaatatttttgcatagtctTTGAGAgtaaagtgactttttttttttttttttttgcataaacaTTCTTGCTACATACCAATAGCACCCCTGTAGCACAACCTAAGAAATATTCTGACATCATACTCACCATcaataacattaaatagctCTTACCTCTTTGAGTAATCCTGTTTCATGGAAATTGGATATGTACAATTTGTATAAACCTTAATAATAGTAAAATAGTTTGTGCAAAGTCATATGGAAATCAGTGAAGTGGTTTTGTACAACAACGAAGTTTTGCGGAAATTTGTTTttgcataaaatgtaaaataatgctaAAACAATCCTTTAATGATCAAAAGTGGGGTAATTCAATATCCAAGTTAATCCAGTTTTTGAGTAAAGCAGTACTAACAAACTAAATAAACATTGTCATTTCAAAGTAAAGCTTATTAAGATATTGTTTTCAAACCTCTTTTACAGACAGACAAAGATGCAGAGAGGTGAGACTCATCCTCATGAATTAAAATTAAAggaattttaattaaaaataaatacaataatattaccACAATGAAATGTTTATGATTCCAGCGACTGCTTGGCACAAGCTGAAGTCAAAGAtcctgcaagtcctcaagaggaGACGTAGAAGAACGGCACCTTGCAGATTTTCCTTTTAAATTGACCTCATTATCTGTGTGAATGACTCCTGTAAATAGACAGTAAAGGTAGCATTGCTGCTCATGCGATTATCATACTGCACTAGCAGTCATATCTGTGATTTAAGACAATCCAAATCATATTTTAGTGACATGTATACTAAATAAAAGGCCTGCAAATGTTTAAGGAAACGTGTGTCATTACAGATGTATGAAGAAAGTGCTTTTACTTAAGGCCTGAGGAGACAAGCACATCAGAAATTCAGCAGATTAAGAAAAAAGACTGCTTTACTTAATAAATCCATCAATTCATTTTTATAGCATGTACGATCTCATAATAATGAGATACTGTAATATCTCATATGTATAagatttaggtcaaccaccaaTGACAAAGCTTGGGATGTGTTGTTGCACTCCACAGGAATCTAAAAGTAAGCTTTATGAAGGAATTGTGTACTTCAAAATATGGTAAAATAATGTGAATTGTCCTGTTTCCGCAAGTaagaaaaaacatcaaaaaaaactttttcactttgttcttgttgttgttttttgaacttTCGGAAATGGGCTTACATAAAATGCAAGTGTGATTATAAAAAGAAGAGCAACAAGAAAAAAGTTAGCTGCAGCTCACGGGTAAGTGGCCCGTGGGCTGCTCATGTGGTCACTGGGGCCTACCTGGTGCCCGCgtgcaccatgttggtgacccctgatttaTAGTGGCTGGGCAAGTTAATTActactaaaaagaaaataaatacattttacaagcagtattttgtattcatgttaGAAGGAAGACCAAGATGGATGATCAAATGTTTTCATAAtaagcattttatttaaagtCTATTGGAAAAAGAGGCATCAATATGACCCATGTGccaataatataattaaactTAATGTTGTTTGTTGGATAAACGAAATATGTTTTACTTACACTTAATTGTAATAATTCAAAAACAATTACGAAATAAATCCAGTGCTGAGTCGTGTGATTTTTATTCTGTTATTTCAAAGAAAATATCGATTGTAACGTGTAACGTTTGTTTAGGTCTTCAGCATGCTATTGCACCCCAT
The genomic region above belongs to Phyllopteryx taeniolatus isolate TA_2022b chromosome 6, UOR_Ptae_1.2, whole genome shotgun sequence and contains:
- the rap1gapl gene encoding rap1 GTPase-activating protein 2, which produces MYSTNILAMEEEKNENTFLPRKRSFTFGAYGSVELSGDEAGAEPTEDYTMDILDPPVYDSKPVLSASNSQKETELFEIIEKLQGSRLDEQRCEFPLPLKSQLLTIGGEQSIILPSKLGGYWIDPPVEMFADVSPTSSHHGLQADSYELMERDGEAKIYHDFFRSQYHHSFTAVDPTLGPLVVSVCLEEEENRMRVILRMKECSRHRVFSLSLFHSIPSAVELAKLLCDRVTVSKFEAVTYLKAPVLISAFDEHRMSYNFKFGVLYQKENQLTEEDILGNDEESEAFTEFLSILGDTVQLQGFTGFRGGLDVCHGQTGSEAVFTSFHGREVMFHVVTKLPFTEGDPQQLQRKRHIGNDIVALVFQEGLTPFLADVIKSHFLHCFIVVRRVPSGKTHDTGQAAYQISVTAREDVPPFGPVLPDPPVFTDHSLLREFLLTKLINAEISCYKAEQFSRLELRTRSSLLESLQAELSTRSHCMLGDPSASSLPTTECVRGASESSGGFIENFKRAIRVRSHSFETLGVPRKISGISPQKPKTDKDAESDCLAQAEVKDPASPQEET